In one window of Polaromonas naphthalenivorans CJ2 DNA:
- a CDS encoding aminotransferase class I/II-fold pyridoxal phosphate-dependent enzyme — protein sequence MMNAFPQQGARIHGGPDRHGVPLHDFSTNSNACAPCPAALQAVRQADASQYPDASYTALRGQLAGFHGVDATRIVLAGSASEFIFRITALAAQTAHTAGEGGAVWLPPHSYGDYAQAARAHRLTLASEPGQAQLLWACEPSSPLGAAQAGLGDMADACAAKAMLVLDRAYEPLRLGGAPSLSKAQLQTVWQLWTPNKALGLTGVRAAYAIAPVGAQAQAFQLDQLSPSWPVGAHGVALLQAWTDGGVQAWLADSLDTLRDWKARQIALCESMGWTCLPSDANFFCARPALPEGLSLQQALDRLRSHGIKLRDTASFGLPGHVRISVQPPLAQDALHNAWQQLIKASQ from the coding sequence ATGATGAACGCTTTTCCGCAGCAAGGCGCGCGTATCCATGGCGGACCTGACCGCCACGGCGTGCCACTGCATGACTTTTCCACCAACAGCAACGCCTGCGCGCCATGCCCGGCGGCGCTGCAAGCCGTGCGGCAGGCCGATGCCAGCCAGTATCCCGACGCCAGCTATACCGCGCTGCGCGGGCAGCTCGCCGGTTTCCATGGCGTGGACGCGACGCGCATCGTGCTGGCCGGCAGCGCCAGCGAATTCATTTTTCGCATCACCGCGCTGGCGGCGCAAACCGCGCACACGGCAGGCGAGGGCGGCGCGGTGTGGCTGCCGCCGCACAGCTACGGCGACTATGCGCAAGCCGCCCGCGCGCACCGGCTGACGCTGGCCAGCGAACCCGGCCAGGCGCAACTGCTCTGGGCCTGCGAGCCGTCCAGCCCGCTAGGCGCGGCCCAGGCGGGGCTGGGTGACATGGCCGATGCATGCGCGGCCAAAGCCATGCTCGTGCTCGACCGCGCCTACGAACCCCTGCGGCTCGGCGGCGCGCCGTCACTGAGCAAAGCGCAGTTGCAAACCGTCTGGCAGCTCTGGACTCCGAACAAGGCGCTGGGCCTGACCGGCGTGCGCGCCGCCTACGCCATTGCGCCCGTGGGCGCGCAGGCGCAAGCCTTTCAACTCGACCAGCTCAGCCCGTCCTGGCCGGTCGGCGCGCATGGCGTGGCGCTGCTGCAGGCCTGGACCGATGGCGGCGTGCAGGCCTGGCTGGCCGACAGCCTGGACACGCTGCGCGACTGGAAAGCGCGGCAAATCGCGCTGTGCGAATCGATGGGCTGGACCTGCCTGCCCAGCGACGCCAATTTCTTCTGCGCCCGTCCCGCCTTGCCCGAAGGCCTGAGCCTGCAGCAAGCGCTGGACCGGCTGCGCAGCCACGGCATCAAGCTGCGCGACACCGCCTCGTTCGGCTTGCCCGGCCATGTGCGCATCAGCGTGCAGCCGCCGCTGGCGCAGGATGCGCTGCACAATGCGTGGCAACAACTTATCAAGGCAAGTCAATGA
- the cbiB gene encoding adenosylcobinamide-phosphate synthase CbiB — translation MPLVLAFTMPVVLLLALWIDRRWGEPPVAFHPVVWIGHYLKACGRVTVRCPPAPAFVLGALAWMAGAAAAGALAWALQALSFWQLARFMARPGIENGLAATVLIALMAWLLKSMLSWRMLVDEVGAVEAALRQSLPAGRERLSWLVSRDTASLSESQVRESVIETLAENLNDSVVAPIFWFVLLGLPGAAVYRFANTADAMWGYRGTYRGQHWEWAGKWAARADDALSWLPARLTAWLLMGVTRQVQFGALRREAARTPSPNSGWPMAAMAMALGVTLSKPGVYTLNATGRAPRAGDVPLAQKNASKVVFALVPYAVIAIVSVAWMI, via the coding sequence ATGCCGCTGGTTCTGGCATTCACCATGCCCGTGGTGTTGCTGCTGGCCCTGTGGATTGACCGCCGCTGGGGCGAGCCGCCCGTGGCGTTTCATCCCGTGGTCTGGATCGGGCATTACCTCAAGGCCTGCGGCCGTGTCACCGTGCGCTGCCCGCCAGCACCGGCCTTTGTGCTGGGCGCGCTGGCCTGGATGGCGGGCGCGGCGGCGGCCGGCGCGCTGGCCTGGGCGCTGCAGGCCTTGAGCTTCTGGCAGCTTGCCCGTTTCATGGCCCGGCCCGGCATTGAAAACGGGCTGGCCGCCACCGTGCTGATTGCGCTGATGGCCTGGCTGCTCAAGTCCATGCTGTCCTGGCGCATGCTGGTTGACGAAGTCGGCGCGGTCGAGGCGGCGCTGCGCCAGTCGCTGCCCGCCGGGCGCGAGCGGCTGTCCTGGCTGGTCAGCCGCGACACGGCCAGCCTGAGCGAAAGCCAGGTGCGCGAAAGCGTCATTGAAACCCTGGCTGAAAACCTCAACGACTCGGTGGTCGCGCCGATCTTCTGGTTCGTGCTGCTGGGCCTGCCGGGCGCGGCGGTGTACCGCTTCGCCAACACCGCCGATGCGATGTGGGGCTACCGGGGAACCTACCGGGGCCAGCACTGGGAATGGGCCGGCAAATGGGCGGCGCGCGCCGACGATGCGCTGTCGTGGCTGCCCGCGCGGCTGACGGCCTGGCTGCTGATGGGCGTGACGCGGCAAGTCCAGTTCGGCGCATTGCGGCGCGAAGCGGCCCGCACGCCCTCGCCCAACAGCGGGTGGCCGATGGCGGCGATGGCCATGGCGCTCGGTGTCACCTTAAGCAAGCCCGGTGTCTACACGCTGAACGCCACCGGGCGCGCGCCACGGGCCGGCGATGTGCCGCTGGCGCAAAAAAATGCATCAAAAGTGGTGTTTGCGCTTGTCCCGTATGCGGTGATAGCTATTGTTTCAGTAGCATGGATGATTTGA
- a CDS encoding cobyric acid synthase: protein MTAKSVMVLGTTSNAGKSWLTTALCRYYARQGLKVAPYKSQNMSNNARVVVGGEIGSAQYFQALAARAVPDVRMNPLLLKPEKDTQSQVVLMGQVNAELSRMEWRGRSLSVWPVVARALDELLAENDVVVIEGAGSPAEINLKSCDIVNMRVALHANAACLLVTDIDRGGAFAHLYGTWAMLDKTEQQLIRGFVLNKFRGDASLLAPGPQMLQELTGVPTVATLPMWWQHGLPEEDGVFDDRSTAAGAVTQTVAVIAYPRISNLDEFQPLKNVPGVRLKWVRSPSELAGLGPADWVILPGSKATSADLAWLRAQGLDQAIAAHAGRGGAVLGICGGLQMLGEALIDPHGIDGNGPGLGLLPVVTVFDEAKTVQHRQAAFASVGGPWAGLSGVEVQGYEIHHGQTARHSAMAAAGDIACPVMPDGLAWQNAAGNVLGLYLHGMFEDPRVLQALFGAATPTLESVFDGLADYIGQHFEPGVLQSLIA, encoded by the coding sequence ATGACCGCAAAAAGCGTCATGGTGCTAGGCACCACCAGCAACGCCGGCAAGAGCTGGCTGACCACCGCGCTGTGCCGCTACTACGCCCGCCAGGGGCTGAAGGTCGCGCCCTACAAGTCGCAGAACATGAGCAACAACGCCCGCGTCGTGGTCGGCGGCGAGATCGGCAGCGCCCAGTATTTCCAGGCGCTCGCCGCCCGTGCGGTGCCCGATGTGCGCATGAACCCGCTGCTGCTCAAGCCCGAAAAAGACACGCAAAGCCAGGTCGTGCTGATGGGCCAGGTCAACGCCGAACTCTCGCGCATGGAATGGCGCGGCCGCAGCCTGTCGGTCTGGCCGGTGGTGGCGCGGGCGCTCGACGAGCTGCTGGCCGAGAACGACGTGGTGGTGATCGAAGGCGCCGGCTCGCCCGCCGAGATCAACCTCAAGTCCTGCGACATCGTCAACATGCGCGTCGCCCTGCATGCGAACGCCGCCTGCCTGCTGGTCACCGACATCGACCGGGGCGGCGCGTTTGCCCACCTCTACGGCACCTGGGCCATGCTGGACAAGACCGAGCAACAGTTGATCCGGGGCTTTGTGCTCAACAAGTTCCGGGGCGACGCCAGCCTGCTCGCGCCCGGGCCGCAGATGCTGCAGGAACTGACCGGCGTGCCGACCGTCGCCACGCTGCCGATGTGGTGGCAGCATGGCCTGCCCGAGGAAGACGGCGTGTTTGACGACCGCAGCACGGCCGCCGGCGCGGTGACCCAAACCGTCGCCGTCATTGCCTACCCGCGCATCAGCAACCTTGACGAATTCCAGCCGCTGAAAAACGTGCCCGGCGTGCGCCTGAAATGGGTGCGCAGTCCTTCCGAACTGGCTGGCCTGGGGCCGGCCGACTGGGTCATCCTGCCGGGCTCCAAGGCCACCAGCGCCGACCTGGCCTGGCTGCGCGCGCAGGGGCTGGACCAGGCGATTGCCGCGCATGCCGGCCGGGGCGGCGCGGTGCTGGGCATTTGCGGCGGCCTGCAGATGCTGGGCGAAGCGCTGATCGACCCGCACGGCATCGACGGCAACGGCCCCGGCCTGGGGCTGCTGCCGGTGGTCACGGTGTTTGACGAAGCCAAGACCGTGCAGCACCGGCAGGCCGCGTTTGCGAGCGTGGGCGGGCCGTGGGCCGGCTTGTCAGGCGTCGAGGTGCAGGGCTACGAAATCCACCACGGCCAGACCGCGCGGCATTCGGCCATGGCGGCGGCGGGCGACATCGCCTGCCCGGTCATGCCCGACGGCCTGGCCTGGCAAAACGCGGCTGGCAATGTGCTGGGCCTGTACCTGCACGGGATGTTTGAAGACCCGCGCGTGCTGCAGGCCCTGTTTGGCGCGGCCACGCCGACGCTGGAATCGGTGTTCGACGGGCTGGCCGACTACATCGGCCAGCATTTCGAGCCGGGCGTGCTGCAGTCGCTGATCGCGTGA